Proteins co-encoded in one Candidatus Methylomirabilota bacterium genomic window:
- a CDS encoding DUF255 domain-containing protein: MSVKWLPWGDAAFAHARETGRPLLLSLSARWCGACHRMDEETWDDPGVAAVVEGSTVPVRVDADERPDLYGRYHLGGLPSTAVLSPDGEFLRGGTFLSPTQLLGLLDSARADLREGRRPSPRVRAVAAPAAPLVTEMVARLRRRADREHGGFGVGAKLPEPDAVTLLLREWQRTGDAELAAIARESLDAIATHLVDPADGGFFRYAAAADWSGPHTEKVTVDQAALIALYLEASAALGLAEYRGVALRALDHARTRLADAEGRAYASIAAAPRDEVDDRRFADAGAALVRAGLLACALADVDTGLVLEAPGAAPHGAVPHWLDAPAGVATPRGLLRDQALTIAAAVETHRVRGDAALLDWATRAAAWSFANLWNESRGAFRDAVSSSRSPQGRGQGEGFFFPLLANGEMAQALLVLSDASGDARWRRLAAALVRSLAVEAARSPAGAALALAAQRLDPGAATT; this comes from the coding sequence ATGAGCGTCAAGTGGCTCCCCTGGGGCGATGCCGCCTTCGCCCACGCGCGCGAGACCGGCCGGCCCCTGCTCCTGTCGCTGAGCGCGCGCTGGTGCGGCGCCTGCCACCGCATGGACGAGGAAACCTGGGACGATCCCGGCGTGGCCGCAGTGGTCGAGGGGAGCACCGTGCCGGTGCGCGTGGACGCGGACGAGCGTCCCGATCTCTACGGCCGCTACCACCTGGGCGGCTTGCCTTCCACCGCCGTGCTGAGCCCGGACGGCGAGTTCCTCCGGGGTGGGACCTTTCTCTCGCCCACCCAGCTCCTCGGGCTGCTGGACTCGGCGCGCGCCGACCTCCGAGAAGGCCGGCGGCCTTCGCCTCGCGTCCGGGCCGTCGCAGCGCCTGCCGCGCCGCTGGTCACCGAGATGGTCGCGCGCCTTCGGCGCCGCGCGGATCGCGAGCACGGCGGATTCGGCGTGGGGGCGAAGCTCCCGGAGCCCGACGCGGTGACGCTGCTTCTGCGCGAGTGGCAGCGAACAGGCGACGCGGAGCTGGCGGCGATCGCGCGCGAGAGCCTCGACGCCATCGCGACGCATCTCGTGGACCCGGCCGACGGCGGCTTCTTCCGCTACGCGGCGGCGGCCGACTGGTCCGGCCCACACACCGAGAAGGTGACGGTGGACCAGGCCGCGCTGATCGCGCTCTACCTCGAGGCCTCCGCGGCGCTGGGGTTGGCGGAGTATCGGGGCGTGGCGCTGCGCGCGCTCGATCACGCGCGGACGCGCCTGGCCGATGCCGAGGGCCGCGCCTACGCGAGCATCGCCGCGGCGCCGCGCGACGAGGTGGACGACCGGCGCTTCGCCGACGCGGGCGCGGCGCTGGTGCGCGCGGGGCTGCTGGCGTGCGCGCTCGCGGACGTGGACACAGGCCTCGTGCTCGAGGCGCCCGGCGCGGCGCCCCACGGGGCCGTGCCGCACTGGCTGGACGCGCCCGCAGGCGTCGCGACGCCGCGCGGCCTCCTGCGTGATCAAGCCCTCACGATTGCCGCGGCCGTGGAGACGCATCGGGTACGCGGCGACGCGGCGCTGCTCGACTGGGCGACGCGCGCTGCCGCGTGGAGCTTCGCGAATCTCTGGAACGAGTCCCGCGGCGCCTTCCGCGACGCCGTTTCCTCATCCCGCTCCCCCCAGGGAAGAGGGCAGGGTGAGGGGTTTTTCTTCCCCCTCCTCGCCAACGGCGAGATGGCCCAGGCTCTGCTGGTGCTGTCGGACGCCTCCGGCGATGCGCGCTGGCGCCGCCTCGCCGCCGCGCTCGTTCGGAGCCTCGCCGTCGAGGCCGCGCGCTCGCCCGCGGGCGCCGCCCTGGCGCTGGCCGCGCAGCGGCTCGATCCCGGCGCGGCCACAACCTGA
- a CDS encoding molybdenum cofactor biosynthesis protein B: MADPRPDQVAQEHRSTGHKTAGCFVLTISDSKTPKDDTSGNLIRELLTAAGHTVVGHGIVRDEPTQVVAVIREGLIKPDHQVFILTGGTGITSRDSTFEAVEALLTKRITGFGELFRMLSYGEIGAAAMMSRAQAGVVQGRLVFSLPGSPHACRLALEKLIIPELGHLLREVNR; this comes from the coding sequence ATGGCGGACCCGAGACCCGATCAGGTTGCCCAGGAGCATCGGAGCACCGGCCACAAGACCGCCGGCTGCTTTGTGCTCACGATCTCGGACTCGAAGACCCCGAAGGACGACACCAGCGGCAACCTGATCCGCGAGCTCCTGACCGCCGCCGGCCACACCGTGGTCGGCCACGGCATCGTGCGCGACGAGCCCACCCAGGTAGTCGCGGTGATCCGCGAGGGCCTGATCAAGCCCGACCACCAGGTATTCATCCTCACCGGCGGGACGGGCATCACCTCGCGCGATTCCACGTTCGAGGCGGTGGAGGCCCTCCTCACCAAGCGCATCACGGGCTTCGGCGAGCTGTTCCGCATGCTCTCCTACGGAGAAATCGGCGCCGCCGCGATGATGTCGCGCGCGCAGGCCGGCGTGGTGCAGGGGCGCCTCGTCTTCTCGCTGCCCGGCTCGCCGCATGCCTGCCGGCTCGCGCTCGAGAAGCTGATCATTCCCGAGCTGGGCCACCTGCTCCGCGAAGTCAACCGCTAG
- a CDS encoding Rieske 2Fe-2S domain-containing protein, with amino-acid sequence MKTKVMDLASLPPLTPVLVTVDGNDVFLYRRGAEGSGPNGEILAIGNECPHQGGNLCDGWLDGDIVTCPLHGWEFDLRTGVCMTIPGERVPGYRATVEDGAVYLEPAD; translated from the coding sequence ATGAAGACGAAAGTGATGGACCTCGCCAGCCTGCCGCCGCTCACGCCCGTGCTGGTGACGGTCGACGGCAACGACGTGTTCCTGTACCGGCGGGGCGCGGAGGGCTCGGGCCCGAACGGCGAGATCCTCGCCATCGGCAACGAGTGCCCGCATCAGGGCGGCAATCTCTGCGACGGCTGGCTCGACGGCGACATCGTCACCTGCCCGCTGCATGGCTGGGAGTTCGACCTCCGCACCGGGGTCTGCATGACGATCCCCGGCGAGCGCGTGCCGGGCTACCGGGCCACGGTGGAGGACGGCGCGGTGTACCTCGAGCCCGCGGACTGA
- a CDS encoding heterodisulfide reductase-related iron-sulfur binding cluster — MAHGSETLAAPPGPLTLHGHDVEGVNRCVHCGLCLAYCPTFSLLGTEMDSPRGRIFLIKSMAEGRIALTESTAAHLDLCLGCRACETVCPSGVPYGQLIEAARADVERQRPGGVLRRLFRWVNFSVLLPHPRLLSLAAAGLRLYQVSGLQRLARATGIVRLLPSPLPAWEPLLPHIPSRADRAPLPEVIRAEGGKRVTVGLLTGCVQQVAFGPQNRATARVLAKNGVEVVAPRTQTCCGALHAHGGEHTTALEQAKKTIEAFESAGVEQVVVNTSGCGAHMKAYGALLADDPAWAARAARFAARVSDVSEFLAREPLRGPLAAVRRKITYHDPCHVVHGQKIRKEPRKLLAQIPGLEVVELREADWCCGSAGTYNLTQPEMATRLQERKVQNIRATGADAVVTANPGCIIQIAQGLAQGGGKPVQVLHIVELLDEAYR; from the coding sequence ATGGCGCACGGCAGCGAGACCCTCGCCGCGCCGCCGGGCCCGCTCACCCTGCACGGCCACGACGTGGAGGGGGTCAACCGCTGCGTGCATTGCGGCCTCTGCCTAGCGTACTGCCCGACGTTTTCCTTGCTCGGCACGGAGATGGACTCGCCGCGTGGCCGCATTTTCCTCATCAAGTCGATGGCGGAAGGGCGCATCGCCCTCACCGAGTCGACCGCCGCGCACCTGGACCTCTGTCTGGGCTGCCGCGCCTGCGAGACGGTGTGCCCGTCGGGCGTGCCCTACGGCCAGCTGATCGAGGCGGCGCGCGCCGACGTCGAGCGGCAGCGCCCGGGCGGCGTGCTGCGCCGGCTCTTCCGCTGGGTGAACTTTAGCGTGCTCCTGCCGCACCCACGCCTGCTCTCGCTCGCCGCCGCCGGTCTCCGCCTCTATCAGGTCAGTGGGCTTCAGCGCCTGGCCCGCGCCACGGGGATCGTCCGCCTGCTCCCGTCGCCGCTCCCCGCGTGGGAGCCCTTACTGCCGCACATTCCCTCCCGCGCCGACCGGGCGCCCTTGCCCGAGGTCATCCGCGCCGAGGGCGGGAAGCGCGTCACCGTGGGGCTCCTCACCGGCTGCGTGCAGCAGGTGGCCTTCGGCCCCCAGAACCGTGCCACCGCGCGCGTGCTGGCCAAGAACGGCGTCGAGGTCGTGGCCCCGCGCACCCAGACCTGCTGTGGCGCGCTCCACGCGCATGGCGGCGAGCACACGACGGCGCTCGAGCAGGCCAAGAAGACGATCGAGGCCTTCGAGTCGGCCGGCGTGGAGCAGGTGGTGGTGAACACGTCGGGCTGCGGCGCCCACATGAAGGCCTACGGCGCGCTCCTCGCGGACGATCCTGCATGGGCCGCGCGCGCCGCGCGCTTTGCCGCGCGCGTGAGCGACGTGTCGGAGTTCCTCGCGCGGGAGCCCCTGCGCGGACCCCTCGCCGCCGTCAGGCGAAAAATTACGTATCACGACCCCTGTCACGTCGTCCACGGGCAGAAGATCCGCAAGGAGCCTCGGAAGCTCCTGGCCCAGATCCCCGGGCTCGAGGTGGTGGAGCTACGCGAGGCCGACTGGTGCTGCGGCTCCGCCGGCACGTACAATCTCACCCAGCCCGAGATGGCGACGCGGCTCCAGGAGCGCAAGGTCCAGAACATCCGCGCCACCGGCGCCGACGCCGTGGTCACCGCGAACCCGGGCTGCATCATCCAGATCGCGCAGGGGCTGGCCCAGGGCGGGGGCAAGCCCGTGCAGGTGCTCCACATCGTGGAGCTGCTCGACGAAGCATATAGATGA
- a CDS encoding FAD-binding oxidoreductase, protein MDAELIRRLTALVGERHVLTGVECSPYVLEGRTPEAVVFPGTKEEVAGVLAAADAAGIPVTPWGSGTRISVGMPPARPGLVLSLKRLDRLLEHEPADLTATAEAGMTLGAFQDALGQRGQWLSLDPPHARQGTLGGVLASNASGPRRHLYGTARDLLIGLTMVLADGSIVRGGGKVVKNVAGYDLPKLAIGSFGTLGVIVEATFKLRPRPDMDRLIVATFERVKDAGQGARAIMASDLIPSAVDLLDAEAMRALGLGGREGAALLVGLDGLPEQVEWQSAELARLLASGARVETRALDGAERDGAWQAVGELSRCAFPETTAVMTWGALPTQVADLVEHGGDIARRHGLNAAFAAHAAVGIITAVLGAGAEAKIAATTVAATLGDWRALVRDAGGHGMLEWAPLAVKERVPVWEPPGAPFRIMQRIKAELDPNGILNPGRFVGGI, encoded by the coding sequence ATGGACGCCGAGCTGATCCGACGCCTCACTGCCCTCGTCGGCGAGCGCCATGTGCTGACCGGCGTGGAGTGCTCGCCCTATGTCCTCGAGGGCCGGACGCCCGAGGCGGTGGTGTTCCCCGGCACCAAGGAGGAAGTCGCGGGCGTGCTGGCGGCGGCGGACGCCGCCGGGATTCCGGTGACCCCGTGGGGGAGTGGCACCCGCATCTCGGTGGGCATGCCGCCGGCGCGGCCGGGCCTGGTGCTCTCGCTCAAGCGGCTCGATCGGCTACTCGAGCACGAGCCCGCCGATCTGACGGCCACCGCCGAGGCGGGCATGACCCTCGGGGCGTTCCAGGACGCGCTGGGCCAGCGGGGCCAGTGGCTCTCGCTGGACCCGCCGCACGCGCGCCAGGGCACCCTCGGCGGTGTCCTCGCCAGCAATGCGTCCGGGCCGCGGCGGCACCTCTACGGGACGGCGCGCGATCTCCTCATCGGCCTCACCATGGTGCTGGCCGACGGCTCCATCGTGCGCGGCGGCGGCAAGGTCGTGAAGAACGTGGCGGGCTACGATCTGCCCAAGCTTGCCATCGGCTCCTTCGGCACGCTCGGGGTGATCGTCGAGGCGACCTTCAAGCTCCGGCCGCGCCCCGACATGGACCGCCTGATCGTGGCGACCTTCGAGCGCGTGAAGGATGCGGGGCAGGGCGCCCGGGCCATCATGGCCTCCGATCTCATCCCCTCGGCGGTGGATCTGCTCGACGCCGAGGCCATGCGCGCGCTGGGCCTCGGCGGCCGCGAGGGGGCCGCCCTCCTGGTCGGGCTCGACGGCCTGCCGGAGCAGGTGGAGTGGCAGAGTGCCGAGCTGGCGCGGCTGCTCGCGTCCGGTGCCCGGGTCGAGACGCGGGCCCTCGACGGCGCGGAGCGGGACGGCGCCTGGCAGGCGGTGGGCGAGCTGTCGCGCTGCGCATTCCCCGAGACCACCGCGGTGATGACCTGGGGCGCGCTGCCGACCCAGGTCGCCGATCTCGTGGAGCACGGCGGCGACATCGCGCGCCGCCACGGGCTCAACGCGGCCTTTGCCGCGCATGCCGCGGTCGGGATCATCACCGCCGTGCTCGGCGCGGGCGCCGAGGCGAAGATCGCGGCGACGACGGTGGCGGCGACCCTCGGTGACTGGCGCGCGCTGGTCCGCGACGCCGGAGGCCACGGCATGCTCGAGTGGGCGCCTCTCGCGGTGAAGGAGCGCGTGCCGGTGTGGGAGCCGCCCGGGGCGCCCTTTCGGATCATGCAGCGGATCAAGGCCGAGCTGGATCCCAACGGCATCCTGAATCCCGGCCGCTTCGTGGGAGGGATCTGA
- a CDS encoding FAD-linked oxidase C-terminal domain-containing protein: protein MASLTPERKTALRREMEALLGKGAVLSDPDELLVYESDGLTLFRALADFVAFPQTAEHVAALVRLANREGMPFVARGAGTGLSGGCLPAEGGLVISLMRMNRVLEVDYANQYAVVEPGLVNLHLSWAVGPNGFYYAPDPSSQQACTIGGNIANNSGGPHTLKYGVTTNHVLGLEVVLPDGELMWIGGKTRDPQGYDLTGLFVGSEGTFGIATKIIVRILKKPQAVKTVLAVFDEIDQGSNAVSAIIARGLIPAAMEMIDHLTIEAVEDAFGCGYPRDAAAALLIEVDGIAAGMDEQATRIMEACREAGARDVRVARDAEERELLWKGRKSAFGAFGRISPAYMVMDGVIPRSKLPYVLRRVNEIAASYGLRVGNVFHAGDGNLHPNLLYDPREPGIEARVLAAGGDILRVCAEVGGSISGEHGIGLEKADYMPLIFSGADIECMRRLKHAFNPSGLCNPGKMFPSRKACGEAGIAYRPHPIEEKGLAQRF from the coding sequence CGGCAAGGGAGCCGTGCTCTCCGACCCCGACGAGCTGCTGGTCTACGAGTCGGACGGCCTGACGCTGTTCCGCGCGCTCGCCGACTTCGTAGCATTCCCGCAAACTGCCGAGCACGTGGCCGCCCTCGTGCGCCTCGCCAACCGCGAGGGCATGCCCTTCGTGGCTCGCGGCGCCGGCACGGGGCTGTCCGGCGGGTGCCTGCCCGCCGAGGGCGGCCTCGTCATTTCGCTGATGCGGATGAATCGGGTGCTCGAGGTCGACTACGCGAACCAGTACGCGGTGGTGGAGCCAGGCCTGGTCAACCTCCACCTCTCCTGGGCGGTCGGGCCCAACGGCTTTTACTACGCGCCGGATCCCTCGAGCCAGCAGGCCTGCACGATCGGCGGAAACATCGCCAACAACTCGGGCGGCCCCCATACCTTGAAGTACGGCGTCACCACCAACCACGTCCTGGGCCTCGAGGTGGTGCTGCCGGACGGCGAGCTGATGTGGATCGGCGGGAAGACCCGGGACCCGCAGGGCTACGACCTCACCGGCCTCTTCGTGGGCTCCGAGGGCACCTTCGGCATCGCCACCAAGATCATCGTGCGCATCCTGAAGAAGCCCCAGGCCGTGAAGACCGTGCTGGCGGTGTTCGACGAGATCGACCAGGGTTCCAACGCGGTGTCGGCCATCATCGCCCGCGGCCTCATCCCCGCTGCGATGGAGATGATCGATCACCTCACGATCGAGGCGGTCGAAGACGCCTTCGGCTGCGGCTACCCGCGGGACGCGGCCGCCGCGCTCCTCATCGAGGTGGACGGCATCGCCGCCGGCATGGACGAGCAGGCCACGCGCATCATGGAGGCCTGCCGCGAGGCGGGCGCGCGGGACGTGCGGGTGGCGCGCGACGCCGAGGAGCGCGAGCTCCTGTGGAAGGGGCGCAAGTCCGCCTTCGGGGCATTCGGCCGCATCTCGCCCGCCTACATGGTCATGGACGGGGTGATCCCGCGCAGCAAGCTGCCCTACGTGCTCCGCCGCGTGAACGAGATCGCCGCCTCGTATGGTCTCCGGGTGGGCAATGTCTTCCATGCCGGCGACGGCAATCTCCACCCGAACCTCCTCTACGACCCGCGCGAGCCCGGCATCGAGGCCCGCGTGCTGGCGGCGGGCGGCGACATCCTCAGGGTCTGCGCCGAGGTGGGCGGCTCCATCTCGGGCGAGCACGGGATCGGGCTCGAGAAGGCGGACTACATGCCGCTGATCTTCTCGGGCGCCGACATCGAGTGCATGCGCCGGCTCAAGCACGCCTTCAACCCGTCAGGGCTCTGCAATCCCGGCAAGATGTTCCCGAGCCGCAAGGCCTGCGGCGAGGCGGGCATCGCGTATCGCCCGCACCCCATCGAAGAGAAAGGCCTCGCTCAGCGCTTCTAG